The DNA window GCGCGGGTCAGGTCGCGGACCGCGACCGTCTGCTCGTCGCGCTGGGCCGGGTCGGCGACCTTGTCGTGCCACAGGGCGTTGTCGAAGACCACGACGCCGCCGGGACGCAGCAGGCGCAGGGCCTCGGCGAGGTAGGCGGAGTACTCGGTCTTGTCGCCGTCGGCGAAGACGATGTCGTAATGGGCGTCGGTCAGCCGGGGGAGCACGTCGAGCGCCGCGCCGGAGATGGTGCGCACGCGCTGCGCCGGGATCTCGGCCTCGGTGAACGTACGACGCGCCAGACGCTGGTGCTCGGCCTCGAGGTCCACCGTGGTCAGCACGCCGTCGGGACGCATGCCGCGCAGCAGCCACAGACCCGAGACACCGGTGCCGGTGCCGATCTCGACGACCGCCCGGGCGTCGAGCACCGAGGCGAGGAATCGCAGCGCCGCCCCACCTCCGCTGCCGATCGCGGTGACCCCGACCTCGGCGGCGCGCTCGCGCGCGGCGGTCAACAGGTGGTCCTCGGCGACGTACGTCTCGGCGAAGGCCCAGCTCGTCGGGGCGATCGGAGGGGTCGGCGTGCTCGGCGTGCTCGGCATGGATCGCACGCTATCGCTCGCCGCACCCCCGGTCCGGGAACACGGGCCGGGGGTCGCTCGTTGTCCGCACTGGGAGTCGCCGCTCAGGCAACCCTCAGTCGGCGCCTCTACGGTTCGAGGACCCGATGCCGACCCAGCAC is part of the Nocardioides plantarum genome and encodes:
- a CDS encoding O-methyltransferase; translated protein: MPSTPSTPTPPIAPTSWAFAETYVAEDHLLTAARERAAEVGVTAIGSGGGAALRFLASVLDARAVVEIGTGTGVSGLWLLRGMRPDGVLTTVDLEAEHQRLARRTFTEAEIPAQRVRTISGAALDVLPRLTDAHYDIVFADGDKTEYSAYLAEALRLLRPGGVVVFDNALWHDKVADPAQRDEQTVAVRDLTRAVLEHDDLVPLLLPVGDGLLMAQLQTAR